Proteins co-encoded in one Papaver somniferum cultivar HN1 chromosome 5, ASM357369v1, whole genome shotgun sequence genomic window:
- the LOC113284171 gene encoding transcription factor HHO2-like, with the protein MKMKIMKKFEALEEERKKIQVFRRELPLCLELVNEAIEKCKKEMQCHGEKSDCEEEILNNEGPILEQFLPLKRTNSSSFDKQQQQQKVREEEEKIDEKKMNLGIKVDWLKSVQLWTADPPLKQDFLVENSTKIELKKCGGGGAFQPFQSETTKGGNTNSIISRATPTTTANSIDMSNNTPPSVAAAAATTSSTADNNSSNGNKRKRSGDDQEEKENERRKTRRCWSPELHKRFLEALQQLGGSHVATPKQIKELMKVDGLTNDEVKSHLQKYRIHTRGGVQNSAATHNAQHQPPPQFVVVGGIWVPPPPPPEYATTMAEAGTKRMNTNDMYVALSAQQVAGWQQQQQQQQHQSPTGSLHSEGRSKQGDHSSVDDVHSSSPSSSTETTTRTSSSKHVK; encoded by the exons atgaagatgaagataatgaagaaatTTGAAGCGTTAGAAGAAGAacgaaagaaaattcaagtgttTCGTCGGGAATTGCCTTTGTGTTTAGAACTCGTTaatgaag CAATTGAGAAATGTAAAAAAGAGATGCAGTGTCATGGAGAGAAATCTGATTGTGAAGAAGAGATATTGAACAATGAAGGTCCAATTCTAGAGCAATTTCTTCCACTTAAAAGGACTAATTCATCATCTTTtgacaaacaacaacaacaacaaaaagttagagaggaggaggagaaaattgatgagaagaagatgaatctgggAATCAAAGTTGATTGGTTGAAATCTGTCCAATTATGGACTGCTGACCCTCCATTAAAACAG gATTTTTTGGTTGAGAATTCAACAAAGATTGAGTTGAAGaaatgtggtggtggtggtgcattTCAACCGTTTCAAAGTGAAACAACAAAAGGAGGAAATACTAATTCGATAATATCGAGAGCAACACCAACAACTACTGCTAATTCAATTGATATGAGCAATAACACGCCACCATCAgtggctgctgctgctgcaacaacCAGTTCAACTGCCGATAATAACAGTAGTAATGGAAATAAGAGGAAAAGATCTGGAGATGatcaagaagaaaaagagaacgaGAGACGGAAAACAAGACGATGCTGGTCACCTGAATTGCATAAACGATTCTTAGAAGCACTTCAACAACTTGGTGGATCTCATG TTGCAACGCCGAAACAAATTAAGGAATTGATGAAGGTTGACGGACTTACTAATGATGAAGTTAAGAGCCATTTACAG AAATACCGTATACACACAAGGGGAGGAGTACAAAATTCAGCTGCAACACACAATGCTCAACACCAACCTCCTCCTCAATTTGTTGTGGTTGGAGGTATATGggttcctcctccaccaccacccgAATATGCCACCACAATGGCAGAAGCAGGTACAAAGAGAATGAACACAAATGACATGTATGTCGCATTATCTGCACAGCAGGTGGCAggttggcagcagcaacaacaacaacaacaacatcaatctcCAACAGGTTCACTGCATTCTGAAGGGAGAAGCAAACAAGGGGATCATAGCAGTGTTGATGATGTCCATTCTAGTTCCCCATCTTCTTCGACCGAGACAACAACTAGAACATCCTCGTCCAAACATGTAAAATAG
- the LOC113284172 gene encoding SAM50-like protein SPAC17C9.06, which translates to MATSAEENEQQNQNPKTLNEPINNENEMEIEEDEDYEEEEEEEVKPMSKESRLRAERDNLSALVNRLKKEKVSLRVHDLIIKGNTKTKDSVIEAEIEEILKEANSMQGLIQAAGIANARLRNLEIFESVDITLDSGPSELPGTANVVVNIVETKNPLTGDLGIFTKPEARSWSLEGSLKLKNLLGYADIWDGSVAYGWDQASEISAGIALPRFRGLKNPVTARAMLLSQDWLKFSSYKERMMGISLGLISTRNHNLAYNLTWRNLTDPTQMCSKSIRGQLGHSLLSALKYTFKIDMRDSPLRPTRGYAFASTSHIGGLSPDSRSLRFLRQDFDFRYAIPLGFCKSALNFGVSAGLIFPWGSGFRNMASPLPERYYMGGHTSPVSTLAGTTTLLGFRTRGLGPSEQRRVIVEKTEGETTADAPGRDIIGGDLAVTAFADLSFDLPLKLFRDAGIHGHIFACTGSLNKLTENEYKNLSFQKFKDSFRSSAGVGVIIPTKLLRVEVNYCYILKQLEHDHGKTGVQFSFSSPI; encoded by the exons ATGGCGACTTCAGCTGAAGAAAAtgaacaacaaaatcaaaaccctaaaaccctaaacgaACCAATCAATAACGAAAACGAAATGGAAATCGAAGAAGATGAGGAttacgaggaagaagaagaagaggaggtgaAACCAATGAGTAAAGAATCAAGATTACGAGCTGAAAGAGATAACTTGAGTGCATTAGTGAatagattaaagaaagaaaaagtaaGTTTGAGAGTTCATGATTTGATCATTAAAGGAAATACAAAAACTAAAGATTCAGTAATTGAAGCCGAGATTGAAGAGATTTTGAAAGAGGCAAATTCTATGCAAGGATTGATACAAGCTGCTGGTATTGCTAATGCTCGTCTTCGTAATCTTGAGATATTTGAATCTGTGGATATTACTTTAGATTCTGGTCCTTCTGAGCTTCCTGGTACTGCTAATGTTGTTGTCAATATTGTTGAGACTAAGAATCCACTTACTGGTGATTTGGGCATCTTTACTAAACCTGAG GCTAGATCTTGGTCACTTGAAGGATCACTCAAGTTGAAGAATTTACTTGGGTATGCTGATATTTGGGATGGGTCTGTTGCATATGGTTGGGATCAGGCATCAGAGATAAGTGCTGGAATTGCTTTGCCTAGATTTAGAGGTCTAAAGAACCCTGTAACAGCTCGTGCGATGCTACTTTCCCAAGATTGGTTGAAGTTCTCATCTTACAAAGAGAGAATGATGGGTATATCATTGGGATTAATTTCGACAAGGAACCACAACTTGGCTTACAACCTTACATGGCGTAATTTAACAGATCCAACTCAAATGTGTTCCAAATCAATTAGGGGACAACTTGGACATAGTCTACTTTCAGCTCTCAAGTATACATTTAAAATTGACATGCGAGATTCACCTCTCAGGCCGACTCGAGGATATGCTTTCGCTTCAACTTCTCATATTGGTGGCCTTTCACCTGATAGTCGAAGCTTGCGATTTTTGCGCCAG GACTTTGATTTTCGTTATGCTATTCCTCTGGGCTTCTGTAAATCAGCACTCAACTTTGGGGTTTCTGCTGGTCTTATATTTCCATGGGGAAGTGGGTTTAGAAACATGGCTTCACCTTTACCTGAGAGATACTACATGGGTGGCCATACTTCTCCAGTAAGCACTTTGGCGGGGACGACAACATTGTTGGGGTTCAGGACAAGAGGTTTGGGTCCTTCTGAGCAGAGAAGGGTAATTGTTGAAAAAACTGAAGGTGAAACTACGGCTGATGCTCCAGGGAGGGATATCATTGGTGGTGACCTTGCCGTTACTGCTTTTGCAGACCTTTCTTTTGATCTCCCATTGAAGTTGTTCAGAGATGCTGGAATCCATGGTCATATTTTTGCTTGTACCGGAAGTCTCAATAAACTTACAGAGAACGAGTATAAAAATCTCTCATTTCAGAAATTCAAGGATTCATTCCGGAGCTCTGCAGGTGTTGGGGTCATTATCCCGACCAAGCTGTTACGCGTAGAG GTTAACTACTGTTACATACTGAAACAACTTGAGCACGACCATGGTAAGACCGGCGTGCAGTTCAGTTTTTCATCTCCCATATAG